GACCTGAGAAAAGCAGATTTCTCTGATGCTCGGGGCTACAGCATACACCCCGAACAGAACAAGCTGAGGGGCGCTATTTTTTCAGTCCCTGATGTTCTGGCTCTTCTAGCCCCCCTGGGTATCAAAATTAAGGAAGCATGAATCCTTCAGACTGAGTCACGGGGCTGGATATCATAGAGAGAATTGAAAATGAGAGTCTTCAGAAAGAGCTCCTTTTCAGCCTTATTCCACAGCTTTATTTCGACACTGTACTCTTCATCTTTCATAAGAGAAAAATAATTATCCGAACCATTACCATCGATATCTGACCGCCAGTGAACATAAACAGCAGGAGCTTCCGCTTTTACTGTGACAGTAATACTGCCACCTTTTTCTTCACTCTTCCAGCTCAGTCCGGGATCATTGAAATGATACTTTACAGGAGCTTTAAGAAGCTTCATGCCTCTATAAAAGGGCTTATCTTCTCTCCAGAGAGAGTAGAAGAGAATTCCCTGCCTCTCATCCCCATTTTCCAGATCAATCTGCTCAAGAAGGGCTGAATCTGCAGGATGGAAAATACAATCCTTTTTTCCCTGTCTAAGAACCTTACCGGATACATCACAAAGCGACCATTCCAGGGTCAGTTCTTCTGATTGTCTTCTATCATTGACACCCCATATTTCAACAGAACTATCCGACTCAGACGCATTACAATAGATTGGAGAGTTAAAACGTTTTGCAAAATAATGAAGAGCCTTCCATCTTCCGTAATAGTCTACAGAGGACCATGAAGCGACAGGCCAGCAGTCATTGATCTGCCAGTAGAGAGCGCCCATACAACGGTAGTCTTGTCTGTTCCGTCTCCAGTGATCCACACCGTATTCCATGGCTTCAGCCTGGGTTATCTGAGACAGTGTCACCTGATCTTCAAAGCTTGCCGGGATGGAAAATCTTTTTTTCATATATTTGAGAATTTTCTTATTGCCTGCCACGTTTTTCTGATGATTCTCCATGATATTCGAATGGAAAGACCAGTCACTTTCTTTTGCGAAGGAGCTTATGGTTTTCATTCCGGGAAAAGACTCAAAACCGAACTCACTCATAAAACGGGAATAATGCTCCCTGTAGGCTGAAAAAGGTTTTCCCCCGTGCCAGACAGACCAGAAATGGGAATCTCCAGAGTTTTCACTTTCAGGATTCTTGAATGAACCACCCGAGGATGGAGAACTGGGCCAGTACTCACGCCCGCTGTCCAGCTCCTGTACCAGAGATGAAAGAAGATCTTCAAAAAGATAGAGATAACTCTTTTTATATCGCGGAAAACGGAGCCAGTAAAACAGGCTTTTCCAGCCCCCTTCGATCTCATTGTTACCGACCCACAGGGCTAAACAGGAATGATGACGAAGACGTCTGATATTATCACTGGCTTCCCCTATTACTGAATCATAGAATGCCGGGTGTTTGGGTGTGGGCATACAGGCAAACATAAAATCCTGCCATACCAGAAGCCCCTTCTCATCACAGAGATCATAAAAAAGATTTTCTTCATAAATCCCGCCACCCCAGACACGGAGCATATTCATATTTGCATCCAATGCGTCCTGAATACGCTTCTCATAAAGACCTGCTTTTTTTCCTCTGGGGATAAAGGAATCTACGGGAATCCAGTTAGATCCTCTGGCAAAAAGAGGAACTCCGTTAAGACTGAAATAGAAGGTTTCTCCCCATCTGTCTTTATCCCGGATCAGTTTAAGATCTCTGAGTCCGATTTTCTGAACTATCTGGTCAACAACTTGTTCACCCTTATAGTATTCGGCCTTCAGCTCATAGAGTACAGCTTCTCCCAGATCCCAGGTCCACCACAAAGAAGGATTATTAATCTCAAAAAGGACTTCATTATCCTTCAGAATTTTCTTTTCATTAAAACCGGGACCATCGAGAGAGATATGGCATTCTAAACCCGAAGGATTCTCTGATTCACAGCGGACTCTCAGTTCAGTTTTTTCTATGGGATGATCAGGATAGTGTCCCTTATGAGCGTCAGTATAAGAATGAGTCTGACAACTCTGCAGATTTATCAGTTTTACGCCCTGAATACGCTCAATTTCCACTTCCCGCCAGATTCCTGTATCAGGCAGCTGAGGTCCCCAGTCCCATCCAAAGGAGTAGAGAGCCTTTCTTATGTAAGAGGCACCTCTCAGGGTAGGACTCTTCATAAAAAAAGGAAATTCCCGGAGATTCCGACCATACCTGCGAGTCTCTGCCCTGCCGGCTGCTGTGGAGCTTCTAAACTCGATTTCCAATGTATTAGTCCCCGGGACCAGGGTGTCTTTAGTTTCTTTTAAGAGATTGAATTCCCAACATCTATGCATATTGTCAACCTGTCCCAGAATTTTACCATTCAGATTGACAGCAGCGAGAGTATCAAGGCCGTGAAAACGGAGAATCAGTTCATCGGCATCCAGATCTTCTTTTTCAAGGACCAATTCAGAACTGTAATTCCACTGCGATTCATACACCCAGGACAGACTTTTCTCATTGTCACCATAAAAGGGATCTTCAATAATTGAAGCGTCCAGAAGGGATTCAAAGACAGTGGAAGGGATTTCCACAGGCAGAGATATATTATGTTCGGGGCAAGAGAGTATCCAGTTCTGTTTCAGAGCTCTTTTATGATTCATAGGAGTATTGCTGTCATTTCAGATTCCCCGTCAGACAGCAAGGCGAACTGCAAGCTTATATGCCTGCTCTACCGCATCAGCAATGCGCCCGATACCCGATGCATCTCCAATGACATGAACCTCTCCTGCAAAACCATTCAGTTCCTTTTCAAGTTCATTCAACGGTCGGCTGCCCAGAGCAAGAACAACAGCATCAGCTGCAAATTCTTTTTTCTCATGGTTCCGGGTATTTTCCAGTAGAATGGACTTTTCTCTGATCTCAGTCAGTTTCATTGATGTATGGATTAGGGCATTCTCTTTTTCAAGACATTCCAAAGCTTCATCTCTATGTTGGAAGTGAGCCCCCGGAGCCGCATTATCGGCCATCTCCACTACCATCACTTTTTTGCCTTTTGAGAGAATATATTCAGCAGTTTCCAGACCCGTAAGACCTGATCCGATTACAGCGATGGTTTCACCATTCTCTGGAAATCGGCTCCCTGACAGAATTTCATCAAAAGTATAGACATTGTCCAGAGAAACACCCGTTATTGGTGGCTTGATAGGGACTCCCCCTGTAGCCAGAATTATAGCATCAGGTGATTCATCCAGAATGGCCTCGGCATCAACTTCAGTATTGCGCCGGATATCCACACCCGCATCTGTGACAGATTGTATGAGGTCGTCAATACACCATCCAAGCTTCTCCTTGTCGGGAGCTTTGTCCGCCAGAAGAATCTGACCTCCCGGCTCTGAGTTCTTTTCAAACAGGACTACATGAAAGCCCCGTTTTTTCAGAGAAAGAGAAGCCTGAAGTCCTGCGGCACCCGCTCCGACAACCACAACTGTTCCCTCCGATTTTTGAGATTCCTTCCTGATCACAGACAGAGTCGGATTTACAGAACAGCGTAGAGGTTTACCCAGCCAGGCATTTGTCAGTAAAGATTCATAACATTGACAACAGACAATACAACGGCTGATCTCATCTTCCCGGCCCTCTTTTATTTTACGGGGCAGTTCCGGGTCTGCCAGAAGTGGACGTCCAAGACCGATAAGATCCTGTGTCCCCTCCTCAATTTGTGTAACTGCCTGTTCAGCACTTCGGATAAGGTTCGCCGCAATAATGGGAATATTCACTTCCCGTTTAACTGCTGCCGCAAGATACTTGCGCCACCCCGCCTTATAGTTAACAGTTTCCAGCCATTTATTTGTCTGCTCATAGCTTCCTGAAGAGATATCAAGAGCATCAACTCCCAGTTCTTCCAGGGCCCTGGCAATCTGCACTCCCAGCTCCAGGGTAATGCCCCGATTATCTCTATCTTCAGGGATAAACTCTTCCACTGTCAGACGGACAATAAGAGGATAATCACTACCGCATTCCTGCCGGATTCCCTCAATGATATCTTTAATAAAACGAAGACGGTTCTCAAAATTGCCTCCATATTCATCTGTTCTTCTATTTGAATAAGGACTCAGAAACTGCTGAATCAGATAGCCATGGGCTGCATGGAGTTCCACAGCATCAAATCCGGCTCTCTTTGCCCGGACTGCCGCTTTAACAAAATCCTTCACCAGGGATCTGATCTCCCAGGTCTTAAAAGCCCGTGTTTTCTGTTTTACATGACCGCAGGGTATGGCTGACGGAGCCGAAACAGGGGGTGCATAGATCTTC
This genomic window from Oceanispirochaeta sp. M1 contains:
- a CDS encoding glycoside hydrolase family 2 protein, which translates into the protein MNHKRALKQNWILSCPEHNISLPVEIPSTVFESLLDASIIEDPFYGDNEKSLSWVYESQWNYSSELVLEKEDLDADELILRFHGLDTLAAVNLNGKILGQVDNMHRCWEFNLLKETKDTLVPGTNTLEIEFRSSTAAGRAETRRYGRNLREFPFFMKSPTLRGASYIRKALYSFGWDWGPQLPDTGIWREVEIERIQGVKLINLQSCQTHSYTDAHKGHYPDHPIEKTELRVRCESENPSGLECHISLDGPGFNEKKILKDNEVLFEINNPSLWWTWDLGEAVLYELKAEYYKGEQVVDQIVQKIGLRDLKLIRDKDRWGETFYFSLNGVPLFARGSNWIPVDSFIPRGKKAGLYEKRIQDALDANMNMLRVWGGGIYEENLFYDLCDEKGLLVWQDFMFACMPTPKHPAFYDSVIGEASDNIRRLRHHSCLALWVGNNEIEGGWKSLFYWLRFPRYKKSYLYLFEDLLSSLVQELDSGREYWPSSPSSGGSFKNPESENSGDSHFWSVWHGGKPFSAYREHYSRFMSEFGFESFPGMKTISSFAKESDWSFHSNIMENHQKNVAGNKKILKYMKKRFSIPASFEDQVTLSQITQAEAMEYGVDHWRRNRQDYRCMGALYWQINDCWPVASWSSVDYYGRWKALHYFAKRFNSPIYCNASESDSSVEIWGVNDRRQSEELTLEWSLCDVSGKVLRQGKKDCIFHPADSALLEQIDLENGDERQGILFYSLWREDKPFYRGMKLLKAPVKYHFNDPGLSWKSEEKGGSITVTVKAEAPAVYVHWRSDIDGNGSDNYFSLMKDEEYSVEIKLWNKAEKELFLKTLIFNSLYDIQPRDSV
- a CDS encoding FAD-dependent oxidoreductase, producing the protein MKNDILFTPFNIGKLSLKNRFVMTPMETGMAGFDGRPTELLTDYYLQRVRGGTALICTGICRVNNIHGASTPKQLSLVHNSSIPSFQMMNDRIHGEGGKIAVQLHHPGRQNYSALIGIWPMVEVFSKIPGFSKIFSPIVKSFAFLEEKIYAPPVSAPSAIPCGHVKQKTRAFKTWEIRSLVKDFVKAAVRAKRAGFDAVELHAAHGYLIQQFLSPYSNRRTDEYGGNFENRLRFIKDIIEGIRQECGSDYPLIVRLTVEEFIPEDRDNRGITLELGVQIARALEELGVDALDISSGSYEQTNKWLETVNYKAGWRKYLAAAVKREVNIPIIAANLIRSAEQAVTQIEEGTQDLIGLGRPLLADPELPRKIKEGREDEISRCIVCCQCYESLLTNAWLGKPLRCSVNPTLSVIRKESQKSEGTVVVVGAGAAGLQASLSLKKRGFHVVLFEKNSEPGGQILLADKAPDKEKLGWCIDDLIQSVTDAGVDIRRNTEVDAEAILDESPDAIILATGGVPIKPPITGVSLDNVYTFDEILSGSRFPENGETIAVIGSGLTGLETAEYILSKGKKVMVVEMADNAAPGAHFQHRDEALECLEKENALIHTSMKLTEIREKSILLENTRNHEKKEFAADAVVLALGSRPLNELEKELNGFAGEVHVIGDASGIGRIADAVEQAYKLAVRLAV